The following proteins come from a genomic window of Mariniflexile sp. TRM1-10:
- a CDS encoding GH92 family glycosyl hydrolase, producing MKNILLLVLFTVSVISCNKNTGNSNNKNPLLVNHVDPFIGTGGHGHTYPGATVPFGMLQVSPDNGISNWDWCSGYHYSDSIVVGFSHLHLSGTGIGDLADVLFMPTNKVIDLTIQPTSRDSFPYKSSYSHKNEMATPGYYQVFLEDPKINVELTTSERTAYHKYTFAENDKQALIIDLGFAINWDKATKTAITIEDNNTISGYRFSTGWAKNQKVFFVAKFSKPISKHLLFADGKPIASTTIEAEKVASQLFFEAENNKELVAKVALSSVSVANAKDNLDTDGFNFESVKNQAQTTWNEALSKIVVETPVDSLKTMFYTAMYHAQLAPVIYSDKNGQFRKENDSIETATNYTAYSTLSLWDTFRAENPLLTIIAPERVSDIVNSMLAYYETKKILPVWTLYANETNTMTGYHSIPVILDAYIKGIKGFDAEAAYEAMKTTMMQDERGLNFYKQYGYIPYNLLDESVTITLEYAFNDWCVAQMAKALGKEADYQFFLNRSKAYQYLFDPATGFMRGKSEDGKSWNEPFDAKHSNHREQTDYTEGNAWQHSWFVPHNVEDFISLHGNDTIFTNRLEQLFTESSEITGDNISADITGLIGQYAHGNEPSHHIAYMFNKANKPWRMQFWVHHILNTQYNTTPNGLSGNEDCGQMSAWYVFSSMGLYPMNPASGVYEIGSPIFEKATIKLPEGKTFVIEAENVSNQNFYIQSATLNGVDFNQTSISHQQIMQGGILRVVMGSSPNKNWGLTNNKRG from the coding sequence ATGAAGAACATTCTCTTATTAGTTTTATTTACTGTTTCGGTTATAAGTTGTAATAAAAACACCGGTAATAGTAACAATAAAAATCCGCTTTTAGTTAACCATGTAGATCCTTTTATAGGAACAGGTGGTCATGGGCATACCTACCCTGGGGCAACAGTTCCTTTTGGCATGCTACAAGTAAGCCCCGATAATGGGATTTCAAATTGGGATTGGTGTTCGGGGTACCATTATTCCGATTCTATTGTTGTTGGTTTTAGCCATTTACATCTAAGCGGCACAGGTATTGGCGATTTAGCCGATGTGTTGTTTATGCCAACAAATAAAGTGATAGACTTAACAATACAGCCAACTTCCAGAGATTCATTTCCGTACAAATCATCATATAGCCACAAGAACGAAATGGCTACTCCAGGATATTACCAAGTCTTTCTCGAAGACCCTAAAATAAATGTAGAATTAACAACTTCAGAACGCACAGCTTATCATAAATATACCTTTGCTGAAAATGATAAACAAGCTTTAATTATAGATTTAGGTTTTGCCATCAATTGGGATAAAGCAACAAAAACAGCTATCACCATTGAAGATAATAACACCATAAGTGGCTATAGGTTTAGTACAGGTTGGGCAAAAAATCAAAAAGTGTTTTTCGTGGCAAAATTTTCCAAACCAATTTCCAAACATCTTTTGTTTGCCGATGGAAAACCAATTGCCAGTACGACCATTGAAGCAGAAAAAGTAGCATCACAGCTGTTTTTTGAAGCTGAAAATAATAAGGAACTAGTAGCAAAAGTAGCACTCTCATCGGTTAGTGTTGCCAACGCAAAAGACAACTTAGATACAGATGGATTTAATTTTGAAAGTGTAAAAAATCAAGCTCAAACAACTTGGAATGAGGCATTGTCAAAAATAGTGGTAGAAACGCCCGTAGATTCTTTAAAAACCATGTTCTATACAGCCATGTACCATGCACAATTGGCACCGGTAATTTACAGTGATAAAAACGGCCAATTTAGAAAGGAGAATGATAGTATTGAAACGGCAACAAACTATACAGCGTATTCCACCTTATCCCTTTGGGATACGTTTAGAGCCGAAAACCCTCTATTGACAATTATAGCTCCAGAAAGAGTATCAGATATTGTTAATTCCATGTTGGCCTATTACGAAACTAAAAAAATATTACCCGTTTGGACGCTTTATGCAAACGAAACCAATACCATGACAGGGTATCATTCCATTCCCGTAATATTAGATGCTTATATAAAAGGAATAAAAGGCTTTGATGCTGAAGCGGCTTACGAAGCTATGAAAACAACCATGATGCAAGACGAGCGCGGATTGAATTTCTATAAACAATACGGCTACATTCCATATAATTTATTGGACGAATCGGTAACCATAACTTTAGAATATGCTTTTAATGATTGGTGTGTAGCACAAATGGCAAAAGCTTTGGGAAAAGAAGCGGATTATCAGTTTTTTCTAAATCGTTCTAAAGCCTACCAATATTTATTTGATCCGGCAACAGGATTTATGCGTGGAAAATCAGAAGACGGAAAATCATGGAACGAACCTTTTGATGCCAAACATTCCAACCATAGAGAACAAACCGATTATACCGAAGGCAATGCATGGCAACACAGTTGGTTTGTACCCCATAATGTAGAAGATTTTATTTCATTACACGGAAACGATACCATTTTTACAAATCGTTTGGAACAGTTGTTTACAGAGAGTTCTGAAATTACTGGTGATAACATATCTGCCGATATTACTGGGCTAATAGGTCAATATGCACACGGTAACGAACCAAGCCACCATATAGCCTATATGTTTAATAAAGCAAATAAGCCTTGGCGAATGCAGTTTTGGGTGCACCATATTTTAAATACACAATATAATACCACACCTAATGGGTTAAGTGGCAATGAAGATTGTGGACAAATGTCTGCTTGGTATGTGTTTAGCAGTATGGGGTTATACCCCATGAACCCAGCTTCGGGAGTATACGAAATCGGAAGTCCAATTTTTGAAAAAGCAACCATAAAGCTTCCTGAAGGCAAAACCTTTGTTATTGAAGCTGAAAACGTTTCAAATCAAAATTTTTACATTCAATCGGCGACGCTAAACGGTGTAGATTTTAATCAAACGTCCATTTCACATCAACAAATAATGCAAGGTGGTATTTTACGTGTTGTTATGGGATCCAGTCCTAATAAAAATTGGGGATTAACTAATAACAAAAGAGGCTGA
- a CDS encoding sensor histidine kinase, which produces MIFNSNKFYKIPIHYHIIFWVIYFLFNTFRWGSYFNDYLYSLKSNLIGFPIHMTLCYLNILVLMPYLVYKRRYALYILSVLSAIFIMVIVKFNLTYLLLDQNVWPEGPQPIDKLTLNYTIEMMIGELYVVTFATAIKITLDFLKEHKRVTDLEKSQLETELLFLKSQVSPHFFFNTLNNIYSLAVEKSNKTPKVILKLSEMMRYMLYETKNKRQTLENEILCIQNYLDLERIRHDERLEVNMSISGDIQDKEIAPILLLSFVENSFKHGVNKNIGKVKIDIIFKIKEDFLYFTISNPMPTTTKYEENLSKSSGIGIENVKKRLELGYNRNDYKLSIKSKKNNFVVKLIIRVS; this is translated from the coding sequence ATGATTTTCAATTCTAATAAGTTTTATAAAATCCCAATACATTATCATATCATATTTTGGGTAATCTATTTTTTGTTCAATACATTTCGTTGGGGAAGCTATTTTAATGATTATCTATATTCATTAAAATCCAACTTAATTGGGTTTCCGATTCACATGACGTTGTGCTATTTGAATATTCTAGTGCTTATGCCCTACTTAGTATACAAAAGAAGATATGCATTATATATACTTTCGGTTTTGTCGGCCATATTTATCATGGTTATTGTAAAGTTTAATCTCACGTATTTATTATTAGATCAAAATGTTTGGCCAGAAGGACCTCAACCTATAGATAAATTAACACTTAACTATACCATTGAGATGATGATTGGCGAACTTTACGTCGTTACATTTGCCACAGCGATTAAAATAACACTAGACTTTTTAAAAGAGCATAAAAGGGTCACCGATCTTGAAAAATCCCAACTAGAAACCGAGTTGCTTTTTTTAAAATCGCAAGTGTCTCCCCACTTTTTTTTTAATACCCTTAACAACATTTATTCGTTAGCTGTTGAAAAGTCCAATAAAACACCTAAAGTAATTTTAAAGCTTTCTGAAATGATGCGCTATATGCTTTACGAAACTAAAAATAAGCGTCAAACATTAGAAAACGAAATACTTTGCATTCAAAACTACCTAGACTTGGAAAGAATTAGGCATGATGAACGTTTAGAAGTAAATATGTCTATTTCCGGCGATATTCAGGACAAAGAAATTGCACCTATCTTACTGCTGTCCTTTGTTGAGAATTCTTTCAAGCATGGTGTCAACAAAAACATTGGAAAAGTAAAAATTGATATTATTTTTAAAATTAAAGAAGATTTTCTTTATTTTACAATCTCAAATCCCATGCCCACAACTACAAAATACGAAGAAAACCTAAGCAAGTCTAGTGGAATAGGCATCGAAAATGTAAAGAAAAGACTTGAATTAGGCTATAACAGAAACGATTATAAGCTAAGCATAAAAAGTAAAAAGAATAATTTTGTTGTTAAACTTATAATAAGAGTATCTTAA
- a CDS encoding LytR/AlgR family response regulator transcription factor → MKIKCLIIDDEPLAINVIKNYLEKIEDFELVTSFSNAIDGLNFLKSNHVDVIFLDINMPVLDGINFIKSLVNPPLLIITSAYDEFAIETYELDVLDYLVKPIEFPRFMKALNKINRRLDIVSKVPLESTKERPYIFVKIDKKKMKKIFLDEILIIESLKDYLKINTLTGKYIVHSTLTDFTNLLPERDFIRIHRSYTIAIDKIDAVEGNSIEIEGLRYVIGRSYIDEVKQKILNSSI, encoded by the coding sequence ATGAAAATAAAGTGTTTGATTATAGATGATGAGCCATTAGCTATTAATGTTATTAAAAACTACTTAGAAAAAATTGAAGACTTTGAATTGGTAACCTCATTTAGCAATGCCATTGATGGTTTAAATTTTTTAAAAAGTAACCATGTCGATGTCATCTTTCTAGATATTAACATGCCCGTATTAGATGGTATTAATTTCATAAAAAGCTTAGTAAATCCTCCTTTGTTAATCATTACCAGTGCCTACGATGAATTTGCAATAGAAACCTACGAACTAGATGTTTTAGACTATTTGGTGAAACCTATTGAGTTCCCTAGATTCATGAAAGCTCTAAATAAAATCAACAGAAGGCTCGATATTGTTAGTAAAGTACCATTGGAAAGCACCAAAGAACGCCCTTATATTTTCGTGAAGATTGATAAAAAGAAAATGAAAAAAATCTTTTTAGATGAAATCTTAATTATAGAAAGCTTGAAAGACTACTTAAAAATAAACACCTTAACAGGCAAATATATAGTACACAGCACCCTAACGGATTTCACCAACTTATTGCCAGAAAGGGATTTTATAAGAATCCACCGATCTTACACCATTGCGATTGATAAAATTGATGCCGTAGAAGGAAATAGCATAGAAATTGAAGGTCTTAGATATGTCATAGGCAGGTCTTATATTGATGAAGTGAAACAAAAAATATTGAATTCGTCCATATAA